A single region of the Streptomyces virginiae genome encodes:
- a CDS encoding helix-turn-helix transcriptional regulator, producing the protein MANTSHRALRLLSLLGSGRQWSLRELAGRLGTSERTARRDIETLRALDYPIATVHGPDGGYRLGTGRTLPPLLFDHDQALAVAVALQTAPSAMFGLRDDAARALAALHQVMPPALRASMESLRLTRLQNYWEFPAPPIDPAALTAVGTAVRHRHLLVTETLRPDGTRPEPGDPDHLPAHRIEPHHLVYWAARWYLVAYDLTDDEWRVRRVDRLHARPTTQCFAARALPHPDLAHFVMSTHDRGDTPAVWECTGTARLNLPAHIVARWAPGGSVVEHLDSEYCRLTLGAWSWAGIAGILATFDTELSELHPPELVHACRRLIRRWASIADAENLDPSHE; encoded by the coding sequence ATGGCGAACACCTCACACCGGGCGTTGCGGCTGCTGTCTCTGCTCGGATCAGGACGGCAGTGGTCGCTGCGCGAGCTCGCCGGCCGGCTCGGGACCAGCGAGCGCACCGCCCGCCGCGACATCGAAACCTTGCGCGCGCTCGACTACCCGATCGCTACCGTTCACGGCCCCGACGGCGGCTATCGGCTCGGGACCGGGCGAACCCTGCCGCCGCTGCTGTTCGACCACGACCAGGCCCTCGCGGTCGCGGTGGCCTTGCAGACCGCGCCGAGCGCGATGTTCGGCCTGAGGGACGACGCGGCGCGGGCACTGGCGGCTCTGCATCAGGTCATGCCCCCGGCGCTGCGCGCATCCATGGAATCCCTGCGCCTCACTCGGCTGCAGAACTATTGGGAGTTCCCCGCGCCCCCCATCGACCCGGCCGCCCTCACCGCCGTCGGAACCGCGGTACGCCACCGCCACCTGCTCGTCACCGAGACACTGCGTCCCGACGGCACACGCCCCGAACCCGGTGACCCCGACCACCTGCCCGCCCACCGCATCGAGCCACACCATCTGGTCTACTGGGCCGCCCGCTGGTACCTGGTCGCCTATGACCTCACCGACGACGAATGGCGCGTGCGCCGCGTCGATCGACTGCATGCCCGCCCCACCACACAGTGCTTCGCCGCCCGCGCGCTTCCCCACCCCGACCTCGCCCACTTCGTGATGAGCACCCACGACCGCGGCGACACCCCCGCCGTCTGGGAGTGCACCGGCACCGCCCGGCTCAACCTGCCCGCTCACATCGTGGCCCGCTGGGCACCGGGCGGCTCCGTCGTGGAACACCTCGACTCCGAGTACTGCCGGCTCACTCTCGGCGCCTGGTCCTGGGCCGGCATCGCCGGCATCCTCGCCACCTTCGACACCGAACTCAGCGAGCTCCACCCACCCGAGCTCGTCCACGCATGCCGCCGTCTCATACGCCGGTGGGCCTCCATCGCCGACGCGGAGAACCTCGATCCTTCGCATGAATGA
- a CDS encoding FAD-dependent oxidoreductase encodes MRVVVVGGGIGGLALGAGLRRRGFEVAVFDRDTDVAATGGYHITLDERAQSALKDLVEPEITQRLLASGSALRLRERDAFWDRRGRLLGHGPDLGDSASIDVDRITLRKLLAEAVGDRLHLGCNVSGVGHDDHGAPRVLFTDGAPVSADLVVGADGTHSVVARHLAGGPTNSPTGIIGFSGRTLRRDLSPGEHRRLGPRSGLAIGPRAGALYVGFLDPVGNTALDAPELRMSVTTEPTYIWGAMFPESTGTDSLRDLRGGALRAALLGLFRERGWAEHTLEVIARADPHSVAGFRFNAASTRAADLAPWPAGRITALGDAVHATPPTAGMGAGAAIRDAAGLLTHLSAAADGTTTLTDAVADFEAGMRRRGSEVLTLAMKTVRWILATDTTLGAAATVVSTPILAAAARLRH; translated from the coding sequence ATGCGGGTGGTCGTGGTCGGTGGCGGGATCGGCGGGCTTGCGTTGGGGGCGGGGCTGCGCCGCCGGGGGTTCGAGGTGGCGGTGTTCGACCGAGACACCGATGTGGCGGCGACGGGCGGCTACCACATCACCCTGGACGAGCGGGCGCAGTCGGCGCTGAAAGACCTGGTGGAACCGGAGATCACGCAGCGGCTGCTGGCATCGGGGTCCGCGCTGCGACTGCGCGAGCGCGACGCGTTCTGGGACCGCCGCGGCCGGCTGCTGGGCCACGGCCCGGACCTCGGCGACAGTGCAAGTATCGACGTCGATCGGATCACCCTGCGGAAGCTGCTGGCCGAAGCCGTCGGAGACCGCCTGCACCTGGGATGCAACGTGTCCGGTGTCGGACACGACGACCACGGTGCGCCCCGAGTGCTGTTCACGGACGGGGCGCCGGTCTCGGCGGATCTGGTGGTGGGCGCGGACGGCACCCACTCGGTGGTCGCCCGACACCTGGCCGGAGGTCCGACCAACAGCCCGACGGGCATCATCGGGTTCTCCGGCCGCACCCTCCGGCGAGACCTCAGCCCCGGCGAGCATCGGCGACTCGGGCCACGATCGGGGTTGGCGATCGGCCCGCGCGCGGGAGCGCTCTACGTCGGCTTCCTCGACCCGGTCGGCAACACCGCGCTCGACGCACCCGAGTTACGCATGTCGGTCACCACCGAACCCACCTACATCTGGGGCGCCATGTTCCCCGAATCCACCGGCACCGATTCCCTGCGCGACCTGCGTGGCGGCGCGCTGCGGGCCGCGTTGCTCGGCCTGTTCCGTGAGCGGGGCTGGGCCGAGCACACACTCGAGGTCATCGCCCGAGCAGACCCGCACAGCGTGGCCGGGTTCCGCTTCAACGCCGCCTCCACCCGCGCAGCGGATCTCGCGCCGTGGCCGGCGGGCCGGATCACCGCGCTGGGCGACGCCGTCCACGCCACACCGCCCACCGCCGGAATGGGAGCGGGCGCGGCCATCCGCGACGCCGCCGGCCTGCTCACGCACCTCAGCGCCGCCGCCGACGGCACCACCACCCTCACCGACGCCGTTGCGGATTTCGAGGCAGGCATGCGTCGGCGCGGAAGCGAGGTCCTCACCCTGGCCATGAAGACCGTCCGGTGGATCCTGGCCACCGACACCACACTCGGCGCCGCAGCCACCGTCGTGAGCACCCCGATTCTTGCCGCGGCCGCCCGGCTACGTCACTGA
- a CDS encoding N-formylglutamate amidohydrolase gives MNHAVESVRPEPFRPESFRLLPGAAASPVILHIPHSSRAVPDSVRAGIVLDDTALERELDHITDSHTADIAAAAAAGCALTPWRFVNGLSRLVIDPERFPDEREEMLAVGMGAVYTRTTHRERLRADGFDGGPLIDRYFHPYADAMTRAVEDRLEAVGRAVIIDVHSYPTEPLPYELHGAGPRPPICLGTDPFHTPAALLAAAEKAFAGFGGTGLDSPFAGTYVPLRHYGKDPRVGALMVEIRRDTYMSEPGGPAGPGLATLAAALTELVDGLGRGRLRGGHGLGG, from the coding sequence ATGAACCACGCCGTCGAGTCCGTCCGGCCGGAGCCCTTCCGGCCGGAGTCCTTCCGGCTCCTTCCCGGCGCCGCGGCGTCACCGGTGATCCTGCACATACCGCACTCCTCGCGCGCCGTACCGGACTCCGTACGCGCCGGGATCGTGCTGGACGACACGGCGCTCGAGCGGGAACTGGACCACATCACCGACTCGCACACGGCGGACATCGCCGCGGCGGCCGCCGCCGGATGCGCCCTCACACCGTGGCGGTTCGTCAACGGGCTGTCCCGCCTCGTCATCGACCCCGAGCGCTTCCCCGACGAGCGAGAGGAGATGCTGGCGGTGGGCATGGGAGCGGTGTACACGCGCACCACCCATCGGGAGCGCCTGCGGGCGGACGGTTTCGACGGCGGACCCTTGATCGACCGCTACTTCCACCCGTACGCGGACGCGATGACGCGGGCGGTGGAGGACCGACTGGAGGCCGTCGGCCGGGCCGTGATCATCGACGTGCACTCGTACCCGACGGAGCCCCTCCCCTACGAGCTGCACGGCGCCGGCCCGAGGCCTCCGATCTGCCTGGGCACGGACCCCTTCCACACCCCGGCCGCCCTCCTCGCCGCGGCCGAGAAGGCCTTCGCGGGCTTCGGCGGCACGGGGCTCGACAGCCCCTTCGCGGGTACGTACGTACCGCTGCGGCACTACGGCAAGGACCCGCGGGTCGGTGCGCTGATGGTCGAGATCCGCAGGGACACCTACATGTCCGAACCGGGCGGCCCCGCCGGACCGGGCCTCGCCACGCTGGCGGCGGCGCTGACCGAACTCGTGGACGGCCTAGGCCGCGGCAGGCTTCGCGGAGGCCATGGCCTCGGAGGATGA
- a CDS encoding SRPBCC family protein has protein sequence MPRTFTVSDSIVVHVSPADVYRHVSDPARMGDWSPENLGATVHGGAGSTRVGTVFDGRNKRGAFRWTTRCTVTALEEDRLFRFRVHAIGVRRPRVPGAIATWEYRFEPVPEGTRVTETWTDDRRSWPDFVADAFDRVATRGHTFAEFQRRNIATTLRNLKKAMEPASDMG, from the coding sequence ATGCCTCGTACGTTCACCGTGTCCGACAGCATCGTCGTCCACGTCAGTCCCGCCGACGTCTACCGGCACGTCTCCGATCCTGCCCGGATGGGCGACTGGAGCCCGGAGAACCTCGGCGCCACCGTGCACGGAGGAGCCGGGTCGACACGCGTCGGGACGGTGTTCGACGGGCGCAACAAGCGCGGGGCCTTCCGGTGGACCACCAGGTGCACGGTGACGGCGCTCGAAGAGGACCGACTGTTCCGCTTCCGGGTGCACGCCATCGGGGTCCGGCGCCCGCGGGTGCCCGGTGCCATCGCGACCTGGGAGTACCGCTTCGAGCCGGTCCCGGAGGGCACCCGGGTGACCGAGACGTGGACGGACGACCGGCGCTCGTGGCCGGACTTCGTGGCCGACGCCTTCGACCGGGTGGCCACCCGGGGACACACCTTCGCCGAATTCCAGCGCAGGAACATCGCCACCACCCTGCGCAACCTCAAGAAAGCGATGGAACCTGCGTCCGACATGGGGTAA
- the recQ gene encoding DNA helicase RecQ, producing MALPDASTETSDALQVLHRVFGYSSFRGEQEEIIEQVVGGGDALVLMPTGGGKSLCYQIPALVREGTGVVISPLIALMQDQVNALTALGVRAGFLNSTQDTYERQAVEQSFLAGELDLLYLAPERLRTESAQRLLDRGKVSVFAIDEAHCVAQWGHDFRPDYLALSMLHERWPKVPRIALTATATEATHAEIVARLGLEEARHFVASFDRPNIQYRIAPKNNPLKQVLELIRGEHAGDAGVVYCLSRASVEKTAAFLVEQGIDAVAYHAGMDARARAANQARFLREDGVVVVATIAFGMGIDKPDVRFVAHLDLPKSVEGYYQETGRAGRDGEPATAWLAYGLQDVVQQRKLIEGSDGDETHRRSLGMHLDAMLALCETVDCRRVRLLAYFGQPGTACGNCDTCLTPAESWDATVASQKLLSTVWRLAKERRQKFGAGQIIDILQGKKTAKVIQFDHDGLSVFGVGADLGTAEWRGVVRQLLAQRLLAVEGDYGTLVLTEESGEVLGGRRSVSMRKEKAPAGPARKEGGSRSGKGARVPVDLPAAAEPVFLALRAWRAETAREQGVPAYVVFHDATLREIATRVPATTEELGGIGGVGEAKLAKYAEGVLATLAECGATASGAPVAPVAPVAPAAAAAPAPSSARPEHHRAARDAEEEPPFDLDEMPPPPFDDDWR from the coding sequence ATGGCACTTCCCGACGCTTCCACCGAGACCTCCGACGCTCTGCAGGTACTGCACCGCGTGTTCGGGTACAGCTCCTTCCGCGGCGAGCAGGAGGAGATCATCGAGCAGGTCGTCGGCGGTGGTGACGCCCTCGTGCTGATGCCGACCGGTGGCGGCAAGTCGCTCTGCTACCAGATCCCGGCGCTGGTCAGAGAAGGCACGGGCGTGGTGATCTCGCCGCTCATCGCGCTGATGCAGGACCAGGTGAACGCGTTGACCGCCCTCGGGGTGCGGGCCGGGTTCCTGAACTCGACGCAGGACACGTACGAGCGGCAGGCCGTCGAGCAGTCGTTCCTCGCCGGCGAGCTGGACCTGCTGTACCTGGCACCCGAGCGGCTGCGCACCGAGAGCGCCCAGCGGCTGCTGGACCGGGGCAAGGTGTCCGTCTTCGCGATCGACGAGGCGCACTGTGTCGCGCAGTGGGGTCACGACTTCCGGCCCGACTACCTCGCGTTGTCCATGCTGCACGAGCGCTGGCCGAAGGTGCCGCGGATCGCGCTGACCGCGACGGCGACCGAGGCCACCCATGCCGAGATCGTGGCGAGGCTCGGCCTGGAGGAGGCCCGGCACTTCGTCGCCAGCTTCGACCGGCCGAACATCCAGTACCGGATCGCCCCGAAGAACAATCCGCTCAAGCAGGTGCTGGAGCTGATCCGCGGCGAGCACGCCGGTGACGCCGGAGTCGTCTACTGCCTCTCGCGGGCCTCCGTGGAGAAGACCGCGGCCTTCCTGGTGGAGCAGGGCATCGACGCGGTGGCGTACCACGCCGGCATGGACGCCCGGGCCCGCGCGGCGAACCAGGCGCGGTTCCTGCGGGAGGACGGTGTCGTGGTGGTGGCCACGATCGCCTTCGGCATGGGCATCGACAAGCCCGATGTGCGCTTCGTGGCGCATCTCGACCTTCCGAAGTCGGTCGAGGGCTACTACCAGGAGACCGGTAGGGCCGGCCGCGACGGGGAACCCGCCACGGCGTGGCTGGCGTACGGGCTGCAGGACGTGGTGCAGCAGCGCAAGCTCATCGAGGGGTCCGACGGCGACGAGACGCACCGCCGCTCGCTGGGCATGCACCTGGACGCCATGCTCGCGCTGTGCGAGACGGTCGACTGCCGTCGGGTGCGGCTGCTGGCGTACTTCGGGCAGCCGGGCACTGCCTGCGGGAACTGCGACACGTGTCTGACGCCGGCCGAGTCCTGGGACGCGACGGTCGCCTCGCAGAAGCTGCTGTCGACGGTGTGGCGGCTCGCGAAGGAACGGCGGCAGAAGTTCGGCGCCGGCCAGATCATCGACATCCTCCAGGGCAAGAAGACGGCCAAGGTCATCCAGTTCGACCACGACGGGCTCTCGGTGTTCGGTGTCGGGGCGGACCTGGGCACCGCGGAGTGGCGGGGAGTCGTACGCCAGCTTCTGGCGCAGCGGCTGCTGGCGGTGGAGGGCGACTACGGAACGCTGGTGCTGACGGAGGAGAGCGGCGAGGTGCTGGGCGGACGCCGCAGCGTCTCGATGCGGAAGGAGAAGGCGCCCGCCGGTCCCGCCCGCAAGGAAGGCGGCTCGCGTTCCGGCAAGGGCGCCCGTGTGCCCGTCGACCTGCCGGCCGCGGCGGAACCGGTCTTCCTGGCCCTGCGTGCCTGGCGGGCCGAGACGGCGCGGGAGCAGGGCGTCCCGGCGTACGTCGTCTTCCACGACGCGACGCTGCGGGAGATCGCGACGCGGGTGCCGGCCACGACGGAGGAGCTGGGTGGCATCGGCGGCGTCGGCGAGGCCAAGCTCGCCAAGTACGCCGAGGGGGTGCTCGCCACACTGGCGGAGTGCGGGGCGACGGCCTCGGGCGCGCCGGTCGCGCCTGTGGCGCCCGTTGCTCCGGCCGCTGCGGCTGCTCCGGCGCCGTCGTCGGCCCGGCCGGAGCACCACCGGGCGGCGCGGGATGCCGAGGAGGAGCCGCCGTTCGACCTGGACGAGATGCCTCCGCCGCCCTTCGACGACGACTGGCGGTAG
- a CDS encoding nuclease-related domain-containing DEAD/DEAH box helicase: MGAGGAASQRTQEARRQERLLREQWHAARRQALRWDTAGEGEQRVLAQLLVLTARGWRLLVDRRWSRTPAADADMLLVGPGGVFVVDVTAGREPAEGHAPGLLAATKAAESAVASLGMSPVAVQPVLVFAGQRLDASLGRIRLLGEHEIGPVLLSQRHRLRAESVRAIADHLERVFPGYAGSAIDQRPAPAPEPHRPGSPDGLFDVQGLRDAALEGARRAPIEQWMTFLHPDQVALVRRDWSGPARISGPAGTGKTVVALHRAAHLARRTTGRILYVTFANNLPRVQSTFLKAMAPAVADRVDFRSLHSWAQEFLQERGIPVRLHGDKAETAFSLAWKNVGRASRLAALDPAPTYWHEEIDHVIKGRGLTRFEEYAAVPRRRRRASLHRTHRQAVWELYEAYEALRGVRGVHDFNDVLSLALAEASRRREGPPYAAVIVDEVQDLTLVGVRLLHALVGDVPNGLLLVGDGQQTVYPGGFRLTDAGIDIRGDRGQVLRTNYRNSKQILDAALTVVADDAFEDLDGVRTSGRRDVDLTYHDGDVVRVTRPTVEAHDRELLDALRSLPEGALADTALLCPSMRAVGDYQRLLTQAGIPVCQLEHYDGRAVDAVKLGTYRRAKGLEFKNVFLPRHDTVPGHGTPAGTPAGTETSETARERAELLRSRLFVAMTRARDLLWLGSVTTG, from the coding sequence ATGGGGGCAGGCGGGGCGGCATCGCAGCGGACGCAGGAGGCACGGCGGCAGGAGCGGTTACTTCGCGAGCAGTGGCACGCCGCCCGCCGGCAGGCCCTGCGGTGGGACACGGCCGGCGAGGGGGAGCAGCGGGTCCTCGCCCAGCTGCTGGTACTGACCGCGCGCGGCTGGCGGTTGCTCGTCGACCGCCGATGGTCCCGGACCCCGGCCGCCGACGCGGACATGCTGCTGGTGGGGCCCGGCGGGGTCTTCGTCGTCGACGTCACGGCCGGCCGCGAGCCGGCCGAGGGACACGCGCCCGGGCTGCTCGCCGCCACGAAGGCGGCCGAGAGCGCGGTGGCCTCCCTCGGCATGTCACCGGTGGCGGTCCAGCCGGTGCTGGTGTTCGCCGGGCAGCGCCTCGACGCGAGCCTCGGCCGGATCCGGCTCCTGGGCGAACACGAGATCGGCCCCGTGCTGCTGTCGCAGCGGCACAGGCTGCGCGCCGAGTCGGTCCGGGCGATCGCCGACCACCTGGAGCGGGTGTTCCCGGGCTACGCGGGGTCGGCGATCGACCAGCGGCCGGCGCCGGCGCCCGAACCCCACCGACCGGGCTCCCCGGACGGACTGTTCGACGTGCAGGGGCTGCGCGACGCGGCCCTGGAGGGGGCGAGGCGCGCGCCGATCGAGCAGTGGATGACCTTCCTCCACCCCGACCAGGTGGCACTGGTGCGCCGCGACTGGTCGGGTCCCGCCCGCATCAGCGGACCGGCGGGCACCGGCAAGACGGTCGTCGCCCTGCACCGTGCGGCCCACCTGGCCCGGCGGACCACCGGCCGCATCCTGTACGTCACCTTCGCCAACAACCTGCCCCGCGTACAGAGCACCTTCCTCAAGGCCATGGCCCCGGCCGTCGCCGACCGGGTGGACTTCCGCAGCCTCCACTCCTGGGCCCAGGAATTCCTGCAGGAGCGGGGCATACCCGTCCGGTTGCACGGCGACAAGGCCGAGACCGCCTTCAGCCTCGCCTGGAAGAACGTCGGCCGCGCGAGCCGACTGGCCGCGCTCGACCCGGCCCCCACCTACTGGCACGAAGAGATCGACCACGTCATCAAGGGACGCGGCCTCACCCGCTTCGAGGAGTACGCGGCCGTCCCCAGGCGACGGCGGAGGGCGAGCCTGCACCGTACGCACCGCCAGGCCGTGTGGGAGCTCTACGAGGCGTACGAAGCCCTGCGCGGGGTGCGCGGCGTCCACGACTTCAACGACGTCCTCTCCCTCGCCCTGGCCGAAGCGTCCCGCCGCCGCGAAGGACCTCCGTACGCGGCCGTCATCGTGGACGAGGTCCAGGACCTCACCCTCGTCGGCGTACGCCTCCTGCACGCGCTCGTCGGTGACGTGCCCAACGGTCTGCTGCTCGTCGGCGACGGCCAGCAGACCGTCTACCCGGGCGGGTTCCGCCTCACCGACGCGGGCATCGACATCCGGGGCGACCGCGGACAGGTCCTGCGCACCAACTACCGCAACAGCAAACAGATCCTGGACGCGGCGCTCACCGTCGTCGCCGACGACGCCTTCGAGGATCTCGACGGCGTGCGCACCTCGGGCCGCCGCGACGTCGACCTCACCTACCACGACGGGGACGTCGTACGCGTCACCCGGCCCACCGTGGAAGCCCACGACCGGGAGCTCCTGGACGCCCTGCGCTCCCTGCCCGAGGGCGCCCTCGCCGACACCGCCCTGCTGTGCCCGTCCATGCGCGCCGTAGGCGACTACCAGCGGCTGCTCACCCAGGCCGGCATCCCGGTGTGCCAGTTGGAGCACTACGACGGCCGTGCCGTCGACGCGGTGAAGCTGGGCACCTACCGCCGGGCCAAGGGCCTGGAGTTCAAGAACGTCTTCCTGCCCCGGCACGACACGGTCCCCGGACACGGGACTCCGGCCGGTACGCCGGCCGGTACGGAGACGTCCGAGACGGCCCGGGAGCGTGCGGAACTGCTGCGCAGCCGGCTCTTCGTGGCGATGACCCGCGCCCGTGACCTGCTGTGGCTCGGCAGCGTCACCACCGGGTAG
- a CDS encoding SDR family oxidoreductase: protein MRNEAKVVAITGASSGIGEATARRLAADGHRLFLGARRTDRLDALGREIDEAGGTAAFRRLDVTDAADVRAFVAAARDRYGRVDVLVNNAGVMPLSPLDALKVDEWDRMIDVNVRGVLHGIAAALPLMRAQGGGHFVNVASVGAYEVSPTAAVYCATKYAVRAISEGLRQESDGTVRVTLVSPGVTESELAEGISDPAAREAMKAYRAVALPASAIAGAIAYAVAQPAEVDVNEIVVRPAASAQ, encoded by the coding sequence ATGAGGAACGAAGCCAAGGTCGTGGCCATCACGGGAGCGAGCAGCGGGATCGGGGAGGCGACGGCCCGGCGGCTCGCCGCCGACGGACACCGGTTGTTCCTGGGCGCGCGGCGCACCGATCGGCTCGACGCGCTCGGCCGGGAGATCGACGAGGCGGGCGGTACCGCGGCGTTCCGGCGACTGGACGTCACCGACGCCGCCGATGTACGGGCCTTCGTGGCCGCCGCCCGCGACCGGTACGGCCGGGTGGACGTGCTGGTCAACAACGCCGGGGTGATGCCGCTCTCGCCGCTCGACGCGCTGAAGGTCGACGAGTGGGACCGGATGATCGACGTGAACGTGCGAGGAGTGCTGCACGGGATCGCCGCCGCGCTGCCCCTGATGCGGGCCCAGGGCGGCGGGCACTTCGTGAACGTCGCCTCCGTCGGCGCGTACGAGGTGTCGCCCACCGCGGCCGTCTACTGCGCCACCAAGTACGCCGTCCGCGCGATATCCGAGGGGCTGCGCCAGGAGTCGGACGGCACCGTCCGCGTCACCCTGGTCTCGCCGGGCGTGACCGAATCCGAGCTGGCCGAAGGCATCTCCGATCCCGCCGCGCGGGAGGCCATGAAGGCCTATCGCGCCGTGGCGCTGCCGGCGTCCGCCATCGCCGGAGCCATCGCCTACGCGGTCGCCCAGCCGGCCGAGGTCGACGTCAACGAGATCGTCGTACGCCCCGCCGCGAGCGCGCAGTGA
- a CDS encoding nuclear transport factor 2 family protein — translation MTAGPYEDLLRRLRVLEDKEALRRLMIRGWRALDRKDWRAWIECWAEDASLEFEPWGEIHGREAVRAKVEQAEAHFPHMQHHILNMDFHVEGDRATGVGYMWFVAVTGGDGSTSPTSMGGPYDWEFRRTPGGGWLLTRQRLGVWWTDGEETPPSLGR, via the coding sequence GTGACCGCCGGACCGTACGAGGACCTGCTGCGCCGACTGCGGGTCCTGGAGGACAAGGAAGCACTGCGGCGGCTCATGATCCGCGGCTGGCGGGCGCTGGACCGCAAGGACTGGCGGGCCTGGATCGAGTGCTGGGCCGAGGACGCGTCGCTGGAGTTCGAGCCATGGGGGGAGATCCACGGGAGGGAGGCGGTCCGGGCGAAGGTGGAGCAGGCGGAGGCGCACTTCCCGCACATGCAACACCACATCCTGAACATGGACTTCCACGTGGAGGGGGACCGGGCCACGGGCGTCGGGTACATGTGGTTCGTCGCCGTGACGGGCGGCGACGGAAGCACGTCGCCCACCTCCATGGGCGGCCCCTACGACTGGGAATTCCGCCGGACTCCCGGGGGCGGCTGGCTCCTGACCCGCCAACGGCTGGGCGTCTGGTGGACCGACGGGGAGGAGACACCACCGAGCCTCGGCCGGTGA
- a CDS encoding peptidoglycan recognition protein family protein, with the protein MTFSALHQPSARAAAPYSRRSLLTGAFALATAAALPLAAAGRAYAAATPDIIGCATWGARAASEPVVVLANRPERIIVHHTATANVTDYSKQRAYALARAIQTYHMDAQGWIDTGQHFTVSRGAFVLEGRHQSLAELRTGSRQVRAAHCVGQNTVSIGIENEGTYMSEAPPAAQYAALADLCAHICDQYGLPASEIYGHRDFNATSCPGDRLYAQLPTLRKDVAARLGAPAPQEAVDPLEDLVRQVTGRPSSSYEEYLPAGLLP; encoded by the coding sequence ATGACCTTCTCCGCACTGCACCAGCCGTCGGCGCGCGCCGCGGCGCCGTACTCCCGCCGTTCGCTCCTCACGGGAGCCTTCGCCCTGGCCACCGCCGCGGCACTGCCGCTCGCCGCGGCGGGGCGGGCGTACGCCGCCGCCACCCCGGACATCATCGGCTGCGCCACCTGGGGTGCGCGCGCGGCGTCCGAACCCGTCGTCGTCCTGGCCAACCGCCCGGAGCGGATCATCGTCCACCACACCGCGACGGCGAACGTGACGGACTACTCGAAGCAGCGCGCCTACGCCCTCGCCCGCGCGATCCAGACCTACCACATGGACGCGCAGGGCTGGATCGACACGGGCCAGCACTTCACCGTCAGCCGCGGGGCCTTCGTGCTGGAAGGGCGCCACCAGAGCCTGGCGGAGCTCCGCACCGGCTCCCGCCAGGTGCGGGCGGCGCACTGCGTCGGCCAGAACACGGTGTCCATCGGCATCGAGAACGAGGGCACGTACATGTCGGAGGCCCCGCCGGCGGCGCAGTACGCGGCGCTGGCCGACCTGTGCGCCCACATCTGCGACCAGTACGGCCTGCCCGCGTCGGAGATCTACGGTCACCGCGACTTCAACGCCACCTCCTGCCCCGGCGACCGCCTCTACGCCCAGCTCCCGACCCTCCGCAAGGACGTCGCCGCCCGCCTCGGCGCGCCCGCGCCGCAGGAGGCCGTCGATCCCCTGGAGGACCTGGTCCGCCAGGTCACCGGCCGGCCGTCCTCGTCGTACGAGGAGTACCTCCCGGCGGGGCTGCTGCCCTGA
- a CDS encoding Ohr family peroxiredoxin — MTVPLTRSLYRTTAHAAGGRTGSVRTDDGRLDVRLAPPRKKVPGTTNPEQLFAAGFAACFTSALAEVAAEFGADASAARVACEVQLGTTDTPAGYGLAVTLTVGLPGWRAADLQPLLHRADAVCPYSQAVRGNVPLTLLAVDEPAADDRA; from the coding sequence ATGACCGTGCCACTCACCCGCAGCCTGTACCGGACGACCGCGCACGCCGCGGGGGGACGTACCGGATCCGTCCGTACGGACGACGGACGTCTGGACGTCCGCCTCGCCCCGCCGCGCAAGAAGGTTCCCGGTACCACCAATCCCGAGCAGCTGTTCGCGGCCGGGTTCGCCGCGTGCTTCACCTCCGCGCTCGCGGAGGTCGCCGCCGAGTTCGGGGCGGACGCCTCCGCCGCCCGCGTGGCCTGCGAGGTCCAGCTCGGCACCACGGACACGCCCGCGGGCTACGGCCTCGCGGTGACGCTCACCGTCGGCCTGCCCGGGTGGCGAGCGGCGGACCTCCAGCCGCTGCTGCACCGGGCGGACGCGGTCTGCCCGTACTCGCAGGCCGTACGTGGGAACGTACCGCTGACGCTGCTGGCCGTGGACGAACCCGCCGCCGATGACCGCGCCTGA